From Corynebacterium frankenforstense DSM 45800, the proteins below share one genomic window:
- a CDS encoding YncE family protein produces MRKRAIGLPLLTAALLTLTACGGTDGQDGTEENMGNARPAVSDPAGDAPDGETLEAPDGLGEISAAVTDGEVVGLRGSDAVAFGTVAQLRAGEAEVVETDPACGTLTQGAGRFVLACGSEVLLFDPADPARPEHRDVEGDATRAALVASGELFTANADDPEIVMTRPDGSTEHIDVEDPATELVSVPGRDGGHDAVVRTFNPDTTIQDVDWTNDPPRQGGRLRVGLGVGTVAPGEDDILLAADATGSQLAVYTTDDVIRLHQTIPVEGEPWAVAWDPHAKRAWVSSPGDRGLRAFDLSSGSPEQTTQLRAVPDAQSVVVLDDGTLVAVSATGAGVQVVPDAAGA; encoded by the coding sequence GTGAGAAAGCGCGCCATCGGCCTCCCCCTCCTCACCGCCGCCCTGCTGACGCTGACCGCATGCGGCGGGACGGACGGTCAGGACGGCACCGAAGAGAACATGGGCAACGCCCGCCCGGCGGTCTCCGACCCCGCCGGAGACGCACCCGACGGTGAGACGCTCGAGGCCCCGGACGGCCTCGGCGAGATCTCCGCGGCGGTCACCGACGGCGAGGTCGTCGGCCTGCGCGGGAGCGACGCGGTCGCCTTCGGCACCGTCGCCCAGCTGCGCGCGGGCGAGGCCGAGGTCGTCGAGACCGACCCCGCCTGCGGCACCCTGACCCAGGGCGCGGGCAGATTCGTCCTCGCCTGCGGCTCCGAGGTCCTCCTCTTCGACCCCGCGGACCCGGCCCGGCCCGAGCACCGCGACGTGGAGGGTGACGCCACCCGCGCCGCGCTCGTCGCCTCCGGCGAGCTGTTCACGGCCAACGCGGACGACCCCGAGATCGTCATGACCCGCCCGGACGGCTCGACCGAGCACATCGACGTCGAGGACCCGGCCACCGAGCTGGTCTCCGTGCCCGGCCGCGACGGCGGGCACGACGCCGTGGTGCGCACCTTCAACCCGGACACCACGATCCAGGACGTGGACTGGACCAACGACCCGCCGCGCCAGGGCGGCCGGCTGCGCGTCGGCCTCGGCGTGGGCACCGTCGCCCCCGGCGAGGACGACATCCTGCTCGCCGCCGACGCGACCGGCAGCCAGCTGGCGGTCTACACCACCGACGACGTCATCCGCCTGCACCAGACGATCCCCGTCGAGGGCGAGCCCTGGGCCGTCGCCTGGGACCCGCACGCGAAGCGCGCCTGGGTCTCCTCGCCCGGCGACCGCGGCCTGCGGGCCTTCGACCTCTCCTCCGGCAGCCCCGAGCAGACCACGCAGCTGCGCGCGGTGCCCGACGCGCAGAGCGTCGTCGTGCTTGACGACGGCACGCTGGTCGCCGTCTCCGCCACCGGTGCCGGCGTGCAGGTCGTCCCCGACGCCGCCGGCGCCTGA
- a CDS encoding aldo/keto reductase, with protein MESRTVGRSGLRVGALGLGTDAWGTATHSDDARAIARAFLDAGGSLVDTSPAYGAGRAEEVLARVLADLPREELVLSSAAGVDPTAPVGRRVDCSRRSLLAQLDRTLTRLGTDHLDLWSVGYFDRQTPMSEVTDTLAAAVASGKVRYAGVRDHTGWQLACTAGTAGAGGIVAAQAEYSLLVRQPEEDLAPAAGYLGVGLLARAPLGHGVLAGVARGELPAEAHPLLGARARTIVDALRTAAAGLGVDPAVAALAWVRDRPGVAAAVTGPADPAQARAAFAADGVRLPAAITRALDDVSA; from the coding sequence GTGGAATCTCGCACCGTGGGCCGCTCCGGGCTGCGCGTCGGCGCCCTCGGACTGGGCACCGACGCCTGGGGCACGGCCACCCACTCCGACGACGCCCGGGCCATCGCCCGGGCCTTCCTCGACGCCGGCGGCAGCCTCGTCGACACCTCCCCCGCCTACGGCGCCGGGCGCGCCGAGGAGGTGCTCGCCCGCGTGCTGGCCGACCTGCCGCGCGAGGAGCTCGTCCTCTCCTCGGCCGCCGGCGTCGACCCGACCGCCCCGGTCGGTCGCCGCGTGGACTGTTCGCGGCGCAGCCTGCTCGCCCAGCTGGACCGCACCCTGACCCGGCTGGGCACCGACCACCTGGACCTGTGGTCGGTGGGCTACTTCGACCGGCAGACGCCGATGAGCGAGGTCACCGACACGCTCGCCGCGGCCGTCGCCTCCGGCAAGGTCCGCTACGCCGGGGTGCGCGACCACACGGGCTGGCAGCTGGCCTGCACGGCGGGTACCGCGGGCGCCGGCGGGATCGTCGCCGCGCAGGCCGAGTACTCGCTGCTCGTCCGCCAGCCCGAGGAGGACCTGGCCCCGGCGGCCGGCTACCTGGGCGTGGGGCTGCTGGCCCGCGCGCCGCTGGGCCACGGGGTGCTCGCGGGCGTCGCCCGCGGGGAGCTGCCGGCCGAGGCGCACCCGCTGCTGGGTGCCCGGGCCCGCACGATCGTCGACGCGCTGCGCACCGCCGCCGCGGGCCTGGGCGTGGACCCGGCGGTGGCCGCCCTGGCCTGGGTGCGCGACCGGCCGGGCGTGGCCGCTGCGGTGACCGGCCCGGCCGACCCCGCCCAGGCGCGGGCCGCCTTCGCCGCCGACGGGGTGCGCCTGCCCGCGGCGATCACCCGCGCGCTCGACGACGTCTCGGCCTGA
- a CDS encoding undecaprenyl-diphosphate phosphatase: MSWAQVIVLSIVQGLTEFLPVSSSGHLRIVSELFWGQDAGASFTAVVQLGTEAAVLVFFARDIWRILTGWFRGLRDRGARGLDYRMGWMVIVGTIPVGLIGFFGKDLIRENLRNLWITATVLVLFSFVFILAERQGRKTRGFEELTMKDAVVMGLWQCLSLIPGVSRSGGTISGGLFLGLDREVATRFSFLLAIPAVLASGLFSLPDAFDPQAGQAATGMQLAVGTVICFALGYVCIAWLLKFVSNHSFAWFAAYRIPAGLIVMLLLATGVLQPV; encoded by the coding sequence ATGAGCTGGGCCCAGGTGATCGTGCTCTCCATCGTGCAGGGACTCACGGAGTTCCTGCCCGTGAGCTCCTCAGGCCACCTGCGGATCGTCTCCGAGCTCTTCTGGGGCCAGGACGCCGGGGCCTCCTTCACCGCCGTGGTCCAGCTGGGCACCGAGGCCGCCGTGCTGGTCTTCTTCGCCCGCGACATCTGGCGCATCCTCACCGGCTGGTTCCGCGGCCTGCGCGACCGCGGGGCCCGCGGCCTTGACTACCGCATGGGCTGGATGGTCATCGTCGGCACCATCCCGGTCGGCCTCATCGGCTTCTTCGGCAAGGACCTCATCCGCGAGAACCTGCGCAACCTGTGGATCACCGCCACCGTGCTCGTGCTCTTCTCCTTCGTGTTCATCCTCGCCGAGCGGCAGGGGCGCAAGACCCGCGGCTTCGAGGAGCTGACCATGAAGGACGCCGTCGTGATGGGCCTGTGGCAGTGCCTCTCGCTGATCCCGGGTGTCTCGCGCTCCGGCGGCACCATCTCCGGCGGCCTCTTCCTGGGCCTCGACCGCGAGGTGGCCACCCGGTTCTCCTTCCTGCTGGCCATCCCGGCCGTGCTCGCCTCCGGTCTGTTCTCGCTGCCGGACGCCTTCGACCCGCAGGCCGGCCAGGCCGCCACCGGCATGCAGCTGGCTGTCGGCACCGTCATCTGCTTCGCGCTCGGCTACGTCTGCATCGCCTGGCTGCTGAAGTTCGTGTCCAACCACTCGTTCGCGTGGTTCGCCGCCTACCGCATCCCGGCCGGCCTGATCGTCATGCTGCTGCTGGCCACCGGCGTGCTCCAGCCGGTCTAG
- the mshC gene encoding cysteine--1-D-myo-inosityl 2-amino-2-deoxy-alpha-D-glucopyranoside ligase, whose product MRSWPRPELTHAAGTAVPLKLFDTADQAVKPVEIPASGPVGLYVCGITPYDSTHLGHAATYLAFDLAHRVLLDNGHEVHYVQNVTDVDDPLFERAERDGVDWRELGDGQIDKFRGDMTALEVIPPQDFIGAMEAVDEIVVLVQKLLDKGAAYVVDDPEYPDVYARVDATENFGYESNYTREEMAAAFAERGGDPDRPGKRDPLDALIWRAHRDGEPAWDSPFGPGRPGWHVECSAIATDRLGSSFAIQGGGSDLAFPHHEYSAAHAEAGLDVARMAGHYVHCGMIALDGTKMSKSLGNLVFVADLVAAGHDPSAIRLGVFAGHYREDRDWSDAVLAEAEERLAAWRAAADAAQDPDAAKAVVTALRERLSDDLDTPGALAALDGWARDVVKHDGARRGPAGETVAEAVHALLGVHV is encoded by the coding sequence ATGCGATCCTGGCCCCGCCCCGAACTCACCCACGCCGCCGGCACCGCCGTGCCGCTGAAGCTCTTCGACACCGCCGACCAGGCGGTCAAGCCCGTCGAGATCCCGGCGTCCGGCCCGGTCGGCCTCTACGTCTGCGGCATCACCCCCTATGACTCGACCCACCTGGGCCACGCGGCGACCTACCTCGCCTTCGACCTGGCCCACCGGGTGCTGCTCGACAACGGCCACGAGGTCCACTACGTCCAGAACGTCACCGACGTCGACGACCCGCTCTTCGAGCGCGCCGAGCGCGACGGGGTGGACTGGCGCGAGCTCGGCGACGGGCAGATCGACAAGTTCCGCGGCGACATGACCGCCCTCGAGGTCATCCCGCCGCAGGACTTCATCGGCGCGATGGAGGCCGTCGACGAGATCGTCGTGCTCGTGCAGAAGCTGCTGGACAAGGGCGCGGCCTACGTCGTCGACGACCCGGAGTACCCGGACGTCTACGCCCGCGTCGACGCCACCGAGAACTTCGGCTACGAGTCCAACTACACCCGCGAGGAGATGGCCGCCGCCTTCGCCGAGCGCGGCGGTGACCCGGACCGCCCGGGCAAGCGCGATCCGCTCGACGCGCTGATCTGGCGCGCCCACCGCGACGGCGAGCCCGCCTGGGACTCGCCCTTCGGCCCGGGCCGTCCCGGCTGGCACGTCGAGTGCTCGGCGATCGCCACCGACCGGCTGGGCTCCAGCTTCGCCATCCAGGGCGGGGGCAGCGACCTGGCCTTCCCGCACCACGAGTACTCCGCCGCCCACGCGGAGGCGGGGCTCGACGTCGCGCGCATGGCCGGCCACTACGTGCACTGCGGCATGATCGCCCTCGACGGCACCAAGATGTCGAAGTCGCTGGGCAACCTCGTCTTCGTCGCCGACCTGGTCGCCGCCGGCCACGACCCGTCCGCCATCCGCCTCGGCGTCTTCGCCGGGCACTACCGCGAGGACCGCGACTGGTCCGACGCCGTGCTGGCCGAGGCCGAGGAGCGCCTGGCCGCCTGGCGCGCCGCGGCCGACGCCGCCCAGGACCCCGACGCCGCCAAGGCCGTCGTCACTGCGCTGCGCGAACGGCTCTCCGACGACCTGGACACCCCGGGCGCGCTCGCGGCGCTCGACGGGTGGGCGCGCGACGTCGTCAAGCACGACGGCGCGCGGCGAGGGCCGGCGGGGGAGACCGTCGCCGAGGCCGTCCACGCCCTGCTCGGCGTGCACGTCTAG
- a CDS encoding HAD family hydrolase, which yields MAASTGRTPAAVFFDMDGTMVDSEPLWGIATFELSEKLGRRLTPELRQATIGGSFPNTLRICAEHAGVTVDEATADRLREEMFARVADLFRERLEPKPGVRDLLGDLRSAGVPAVVTTNTVRPLADLAIDAVGRDFFADAVTGDQVARYKPAPDMFLEAARRTGNSPVDCVVFEDSLAGMSGALEAGCVVIGLPEDPDQVPQPGAADLGELNGERSFVGVDAHRVGVWFDRLSGV from the coding sequence ATGGCGGCTTCGACGGGGCGTACGCCCGCGGCGGTCTTCTTCGACATGGACGGCACGATGGTTGACTCGGAGCCGTTGTGGGGGATCGCCACCTTCGAGCTCAGCGAGAAGCTGGGCCGCCGGCTCACCCCTGAGCTGCGGCAGGCGACCATCGGCGGGTCCTTCCCGAACACGCTGCGCATCTGCGCCGAGCACGCCGGGGTCACCGTCGACGAGGCGACCGCCGACCGGCTGCGCGAGGAGATGTTCGCCCGCGTGGCCGACCTCTTCCGCGAACGCCTCGAGCCCAAGCCCGGCGTGCGCGACCTGCTCGGTGATCTGAGGTCTGCGGGGGTGCCCGCCGTGGTCACCACGAACACGGTGCGCCCGCTGGCCGACCTCGCCATCGACGCGGTGGGGCGCGACTTCTTCGCCGACGCCGTCACCGGCGACCAGGTGGCCCGCTACAAGCCGGCGCCGGACATGTTCCTCGAGGCCGCCCGGCGCACGGGCAACAGCCCCGTGGACTGCGTCGTCTTCGAGGACTCACTGGCCGGGATGTCCGGCGCGCTCGAGGCCGGCTGCGTGGTCATCGGGCTGCCGGAGGACCCGGACCAGGTCCCGCAGCCGGGTGCGGCGGACCTCGGCGAGCTCAACGGCGAGCGCAGTTTTGTGGGCGTCGACGCCCACCGGGTGGGGGTGTGGTTCGACCGACTGTCGGGGGTGTAG
- a CDS encoding phosphoribosyl-ATP diphosphatase, protein MKNFDSLFAELADRAKNRPEGSGTVEALDKGMHFLGKKVNEEAGEVWLAAEYQSDEELAEEISQLVYWSQVIMVARGLEPEDIYRYL, encoded by the coding sequence GTGAAGAACTTCGACTCTCTGTTTGCTGAACTCGCTGACCGTGCCAAGAACCGCCCGGAGGGCTCGGGGACCGTGGAGGCCCTCGACAAGGGGATGCATTTCCTGGGCAAGAAGGTCAACGAGGAGGCCGGCGAGGTGTGGCTGGCCGCCGAGTACCAGTCCGACGAGGAGCTGGCCGAGGAGATCTCCCAGCTCGTCTACTGGTCGCAGGTGATCATGGTGGCCCGCGGGCTCGAGCCCGAGGACATCTACCGCTACCTGTGA
- the hisG gene encoding ATP phosphoribosyltransferase codes for MLKIAIPNKGSLSEVASSILKEAGYSGRGDTKALNVVDRDNGVEFFFLRPKDIAIYVAAGHLDLGITGRDLARDSRADVREVMSLGFGNSTFRYAAPAGQEWTPEKLDGRRIATSYPNLVRADLAERGISAEVIRLDGAVEIAIRLGVADAIADVVSTGRTLRKQGLEPFGEVLCDSEAVVVARADAELTEEHQVILRRFQGILNAHNYVMLDYNIARENLEASSEITPGLTGPTISPLTRENWVAVRAMIPRQEANNVMDRLQAVGAEAILASDLRIARI; via the coding sequence ATGCTCAAGATCGCCATCCCCAACAAGGGCTCGCTCTCCGAGGTCGCCAGCAGCATCCTCAAGGAGGCCGGCTACTCCGGCCGCGGCGACACGAAGGCCCTCAACGTCGTCGACCGGGACAACGGGGTGGAGTTTTTCTTCCTGCGCCCCAAGGACATCGCCATCTACGTCGCCGCCGGCCACCTCGACCTGGGCATCACCGGCCGGGACCTGGCCCGCGACTCGCGCGCCGACGTCCGTGAGGTCATGTCGCTGGGCTTCGGCAACTCCACCTTCCGCTACGCCGCCCCGGCGGGGCAGGAGTGGACCCCGGAGAAGCTCGACGGCAGGCGCATCGCGACCTCGTACCCGAACCTGGTCCGCGCGGACCTGGCCGAGCGCGGCATCTCCGCCGAGGTCATCCGGCTGGACGGCGCGGTGGAGATCGCCATCCGCCTCGGCGTGGCCGACGCCATCGCCGACGTCGTCTCGACCGGGCGTACGCTGCGCAAGCAGGGTCTCGAGCCCTTCGGCGAGGTGCTCTGCGACTCCGAGGCCGTCGTCGTCGCCCGCGCCGACGCCGAGCTGACCGAGGAGCACCAGGTGATCCTGCGCCGCTTCCAGGGCATCCTCAACGCGCACAACTACGTCATGCTCGACTACAACATCGCCCGCGAGAACCTCGAGGCCTCCTCGGAGATCACCCCGGGACTGACCGGGCCGACGATCTCGCCGCTGACCCGCGAGAACTGGGTGGCCGTGCGCGCGATGATCCCGCGCCAGGAGGCCAACAACGTCATGGACCGTCTCCAGGCCGTCGGCGCCGAGGCGATCCTCGCCAGCGACCTGCGGATCGCCCGTATCTGA
- the aspA gene encoding aspartate ammonia-lyase, producing MTSSEGSTKDSGVRVEEDLLGTMEVPDDAYYGIHTMRAIDNYKISGKTINDVPSFIRGMVEVKKATAMANHRLHVLPKEKADAIVWACDQILDEGRCMDQFPIDVFQGGAGTSLNMNTNEVVANLALEHLGKEKGDYDALNPNDDVNMAQSTNDAYPTGFRLGVYAEMQKLIEAYDKLCDAFRAKGEEFAHVLKMGRTQLQDAVPMTLGAEFNGFAINLSEERAILESAAEKLLEVNLGATAIGTGLNTPEGFREEVTKALAENTGLNVVSAEDLIEATSDNGAYVLAHSAIKRAAMKLSKICNDLRLLSSGPRAGLNEINLPERAAGSSIMPAKVNPVIPEVVNQVCFRVFGNDITVTWAAEAGQLQLNVMEPAVGQAMFESLLTLTNAADTLREKCVTGITANEDVCQAYVDNSIGIITYLNPFIGHHNGDVVGKEAAETGRSVRELVLEKGLIDEETMNKVLSKENLMNPKYQGKVYDED from the coding sequence ATGACTTCTTCTGAAGGCTCCACCAAGGACTCTGGCGTCCGCGTCGAGGAGGATCTCCTCGGCACCATGGAGGTCCCCGACGACGCGTACTACGGCATCCACACGATGCGCGCGATCGACAACTACAAGATCTCCGGCAAGACCATCAACGACGTCCCCTCCTTCATCCGCGGCATGGTCGAGGTGAAGAAGGCCACCGCCATGGCCAACCACCGCCTGCACGTGCTGCCGAAGGAGAAGGCCGACGCCATCGTCTGGGCCTGTGACCAGATCCTCGACGAGGGCCGCTGCATGGACCAGTTCCCGATCGACGTCTTCCAGGGCGGCGCCGGCACCTCGCTGAACATGAACACCAACGAGGTCGTCGCCAACCTGGCCCTCGAGCACCTGGGCAAGGAGAAGGGCGACTACGACGCCCTGAACCCGAACGACGACGTCAACATGGCGCAGTCCACCAACGACGCCTACCCGACCGGCTTCCGCCTCGGCGTCTACGCCGAGATGCAGAAGCTCATCGAGGCCTACGACAAGCTGTGCGACGCCTTCCGCGCGAAGGGCGAGGAGTTCGCCCACGTGCTCAAGATGGGCCGCACCCAGCTGCAGGACGCCGTCCCGATGACCCTGGGCGCCGAGTTCAACGGCTTCGCGATCAACCTCTCCGAGGAGCGCGCCATCCTGGAGAGCGCCGCGGAGAAGCTGCTCGAGGTCAACCTCGGCGCGACCGCCATCGGCACCGGCCTGAACACCCCGGAGGGCTTCCGCGAGGAGGTCACCAAGGCGCTGGCCGAGAACACCGGCCTCAACGTCGTCTCCGCCGAGGACCTCATCGAGGCCACCAGCGACAACGGCGCCTACGTGCTGGCCCACAGCGCGATCAAGCGCGCCGCGATGAAGCTGTCGAAGATCTGCAACGACCTGCGCCTGCTCTCCTCGGGCCCGCGCGCCGGCCTCAACGAGATCAACCTGCCGGAGCGTGCCGCCGGCTCCTCGATCATGCCCGCGAAGGTCAACCCGGTCATCCCCGAGGTGGTCAACCAGGTCTGCTTCCGCGTCTTCGGCAACGACATCACCGTCACCTGGGCCGCCGAGGCCGGCCAGCTGCAGCTCAACGTCATGGAGCCGGCCGTCGGCCAGGCCATGTTCGAGTCGCTGCTGACCCTGACCAACGCCGCCGACACCCTGCGCGAGAAGTGCGTCACCGGCATCACCGCCAACGAGGACGTCTGCCAGGCCTACGTCGACAACTCGATCGGCATCATCACCTACCTCAACCCCTTCATCGGTCACCACAACGGCGATGTCGTGGGCAAGGAGGCCGCCGAGACCGGTCGCTCCGTGCGTGAACTGGTCCTGGAGAAGGGACTCATCGACGAGGAGACCATGAACAAGGTCCTCTCGAAGGAGAACCTGATGAACCCGAAGTACCAGGGCAAGGTCTACGACGAGGACTAG
- a CDS encoding anaerobic C4-dicarboxylate transporter produces the protein MIILQILIVLGAIVLGARLGSIAIGFAGGAGVLLLGLTGVPVEFDAIPFDVIGIIMCVIAAISAMQRAGGLDLLVHWAEKFLRRNPQQITVWAPIVTYLMTLCAGTGHTAFSTLPVIVEVAKEGKIRPSRPLSVAVPASQMAIVSSPISAAVVFMASILEPLGVGYLTLLAVVIPATFLAIFPAAILANKLGKPLEEDPVYLDRLERGLVAPPAVTSDYKPTRSGKISVATFLVAILLVVIWATITSDNVGLITDPTLPRNEAIMSIMLLAATVIVVVTKIPAGEILGTQVFRSGMSACVCVLGVAWLGTTIINDNIESIEAFAGDVLETAPWLLAVVMFFAAALLYSQAATAKALMPAALAIGVSPLTAVAAFPAVSALFILPTYPTLLAAVEMDDTGSTRIGKWVFNHPFLVPGTLQIVVSVLLCYALGAVLI, from the coding sequence GTGATCATCCTTCAGATCCTCATCGTCCTCGGCGCCATCGTGCTCGGCGCCCGGCTCGGATCCATCGCGATCGGCTTCGCCGGCGGCGCAGGTGTGCTGCTGCTCGGCCTGACCGGCGTACCGGTGGAGTTCGACGCCATCCCGTTCGACGTCATCGGCATCATCATGTGCGTCATCGCGGCCATCTCCGCGATGCAGCGCGCGGGAGGCCTGGACCTGCTGGTCCACTGGGCCGAGAAGTTCCTGCGCCGCAACCCCCAGCAGATCACCGTCTGGGCGCCGATCGTCACCTACCTGATGACGCTGTGCGCCGGCACCGGCCACACCGCCTTCTCCACCCTCCCGGTCATCGTCGAGGTGGCCAAGGAGGGCAAGATCCGCCCGTCGCGTCCGCTGTCCGTGGCCGTCCCGGCCTCGCAGATGGCCATCGTCTCCTCGCCGATCTCCGCGGCCGTGGTCTTCATGGCCTCCATCCTGGAGCCGCTCGGCGTGGGCTACCTGACCCTGTTGGCCGTCGTCATCCCCGCGACCTTCCTCGCGATCTTCCCGGCGGCCATCCTGGCCAACAAGCTGGGCAAGCCGCTGGAGGAGGACCCGGTCTACCTCGACCGCCTGGAGCGTGGCCTGGTCGCCCCGCCGGCCGTCACCTCCGACTACAAGCCGACCCGCTCGGGCAAGATCTCCGTGGCCACCTTCCTGGTCGCGATCCTGCTCGTGGTCATCTGGGCCACCATCACCTCGGACAACGTCGGCCTGATCACGGATCCGACCCTGCCGCGCAACGAGGCCATTATGTCCATCATGCTGTTGGCTGCCACCGTGATCGTCGTGGTCACCAAGATCCCGGCCGGCGAGATCCTGGGCACCCAGGTCTTCCGCTCCGGCATGTCGGCCTGTGTCTGTGTCCTCGGTGTCGCCTGGCTGGGCACCACGATCATCAACGACAACATCGAGTCGATCGAGGCCTTCGCCGGTGACGTCCTCGAGACCGCCCCGTGGCTGCTGGCCGTGGTCATGTTCTTCGCCGCCGCCCTGCTTTACTCGCAGGCCGCCACGGCGAAGGCGCTCATGCCGGCCGCCCTGGCCATCGGCGTCAGCCCGCTGACCGCCGTCGCCGCCTTCCCGGCCGTCTCCGCCCTGTTCATCCTCCCGACCTACCCGACGCTGCTCGCCGCGGTCGAGATGGACGACACGGGCTCCACCCGGATCGGCAAGTGGGTCTTCAACCACCCGTTCCTGGTCCCGGGCACCCTGCAGATCGTGGTCTCCGTGCTGCTCTGCTACGCCCTCGGCGCGGTCCTCATCTAG
- a CDS encoding DUF202 domain-containing protein — MSGAPAVHGDPGLQPERTSLSWSRTVLATLTASAVLLRWIPLYGPAVFSLYVVLLTVAGTILARQRSRYRREATGLAAGRVSANVGGVALTALAMGVLGVGGIVLVLVDA; from the coding sequence GTGAGCGGTGCTCCCGCGGTTCACGGCGACCCCGGCCTGCAGCCGGAGCGCACGAGCCTGTCCTGGTCGCGGACCGTGCTGGCGACGCTGACGGCCTCGGCGGTGCTGCTGCGCTGGATCCCGCTCTACGGCCCCGCGGTCTTCTCGCTCTACGTCGTGCTGCTGACGGTGGCGGGCACGATCCTGGCCCGGCAGCGTTCCCGCTACCGGCGCGAGGCGACGGGACTGGCCGCCGGGCGGGTCTCGGCCAACGTCGGCGGGGTGGCGCTGACGGCGCTGGCGATGGGCGTGCTCGGCGTCGGCGGCATCGTGCTCGTGCTCGTCGACGCGTGA
- a CDS encoding YidH family protein has translation MVGVTAQDSSNGTHTRSWLARVALPHGDEPDPRFTLANERTFLAWTRTSLAFLAGGVALGAFELEGLPRDVRVALAVFVIAVGLVISLGAAVRWLRVERAMREHRPLPVPAIVPVLSAAAVIACAVAAGVFLA, from the coding sequence ATGGTCGGTGTGACCGCCCAGGATTCTAGTAACGGAACTCACACCCGCTCGTGGCTGGCCCGCGTGGCACTCCCCCACGGCGACGAGCCGGACCCCCGCTTCACGCTGGCCAACGAGCGCACCTTCCTGGCCTGGACGCGCACCTCGCTGGCCTTCCTGGCCGGCGGCGTGGCGCTGGGCGCCTTCGAGCTCGAGGGGCTGCCACGCGACGTGCGCGTCGCGCTGGCCGTCTTCGTCATCGCCGTCGGGCTCGTCATCTCGCTGGGCGCGGCCGTGCGCTGGCTGCGCGTCGAGCGCGCGATGCGCGAGCACCGCCCCCTGCCGGTGCCGGCGATCGTGCCCGTGCTCTCGGCCGCCGCGGTGATCGCCTGCGCGGTGGCCGCCGGGGTGTTCCTCGCGTGA